A DNA window from Anastrepha ludens isolate Willacy chromosome 6, idAnaLude1.1, whole genome shotgun sequence contains the following coding sequences:
- the LOC128868367 gene encoding uncharacterized protein LOC128868367: MSDAGEPPRKTPPTTTADRDDKQSAAGISDSQEFRHEQRRPQATTSGATGTTQPPQPHELTAEWTVRAQLTFARAGEKVQREFSSNDPTNPVRVVYKWSTFDSPVPPDDDVDIDDSSSSTLHKRNSFASRGSRQSTPLKTAQHTRRWHQQPHESFRSTTSSTNADLGGGDSAFSGSNASKQRQRPYQRQPQTASGGPNVAGVATGALYGTRCRSTCNIVVSAVADFLPADAASSAAFASAANEDFASSGAGGGGGGRGRATTHVTATATDFIPEKEADPFVFNTTASYTVLPQRSIDSTISTGSKDFAALGKVLALRDAFSQTSDTETKYFEEREREYERRRFANSRSPIDRRTVQQQQQQSQKERKSYEQRRATAEGLLQAPSSHLSGDSYVDEAHSFMPSFLTSPSHTFKSASMSRIPTVPEQTRYQQQQHALASKQKSSSSEPLKKPRTVHIDVYCTGSEDEEEEGEGEDENDHADADAEASASSNASNDDDEDASKHHDLESTSTPQTVFDNEQLLLKHKRITGQTLPRRLQKPPPSAEPVAPPHTQQSQNVADLHLGHAITKSSTAEEVSESKQLLFRKHIGDQRAAKLAALRQKYMRQPSDDAISSNYPNSSRSTVRDATCSSIASSVVTSSQAEYGADSSWKEAEDQEEMYSLAKSDSFEYENTTDRLRIKQMECFWSRTSSTEEPPSGQRQTLAGSPVRGHMQSPFLQPISEVSSQGNSPFATPVSRHDTLPTESENFSETSDIYYTYPGASGVRTSPAYLQQTSHFPRNRPGFLQFFGPSTSPSLPQQRHASLQSPSHEMPATTTAADVVVSPPHAQLLYADYQPRLQRWKSETRDNLSTHGTSSPADRSSCASPLAVAGEISPLFQKSGSEAPPTTTSAATFHQSPMIARRFEMKHASPAVSEASTTYAGYTVEHLQKAKKFGAVVSTARKPGHHVGPTKNPNCSCESCQRWLAERFQVRSRAFSLGERPILRRASKGNI; encoded by the exons ATGAGTGATGCCGGTGAGCCGCCTCGCAAAACGCCGCCCACGACAACCGCTGACCGCGACGACAAACAAAGTGCGGCAGGCATTAGTGATTCGCAAGAATTTCGGCATGAACAACGGCGGCCTCAAGCCACAACAAGCGGCGCCACTGGAACCACTCAGCCACCGCAGCCACATGAATTGACCGCAGAGTGGACAGTACGCGCCCAGCTAACATTCGCCCGCGCCGGTGAGAAAGTACAACGCGAATTCAGCTCAAACGATCCTACTAATCCTGTGCGCGTGGTATACAAGTGGTCCACATTTGACTCGCCCGTGCCGCCGGATGATGACGTCGATATTGACGATTCTTCGTCGTCGACACTGCACAAACGAAATTCATTCGCTAGTCGGGGCTCACGTCAATCCACACCGCTAAAG ACCGCACAACACACTCGACGGTGGCACCAACAGCCTCACGAAAGCTTCCGTTCGACAACCTCTTCAACCAATGCTGATTTGGGTGGCGGCGATTCCGCATTTAGTGGTTCGAATGCTTCTAAACAACGCCAACGACCCTATCAGCGCCAACCGCAAACCGCAAGCGGCGGTCCGAATGTTGCTGGCGTTGCAACGGGTGCACTCTATGGTACGCGTTGCCGCAGTACCTGTAATATAGTCGTCTCAGCCGTTGCAGACTTCTTACCTGCAGATGCAGCATCTAGCGCAGCTTTTGCCTCAGCGGCAAATGAAGACTTTGCGAGCAGTGGAgcaggaggaggaggaggaggaagaggGAGAGCGACGACACACGTAACGGCTACGGCTACGGACTTTATACCCGAGAAAGAGGCTGATCCATTCGTATTCAATACAACGGCGTCGTACACTGTTTTACCTCAAAGG TCTATTGATTCTACAATATCTACTGGCTCGAAGGATTTTGCCGCTTTAGGCAAAGTATTAGCACTCCGCGATGCTTTCTCACAGACAAGCGATACGGAAACTAAATACTTTGAAGAGCGTGAACGTGAATATGAACGGCGTCGCTTCGCCAATAGTCGTAGTCCGATTGATCGGCGAACtgtgcagcaacaacagcaacagtcaCAGAAAGAACGTAAATCATATGAGCAGCGTCGTGCCACTGCGGAAGGATTACTTCAGGCGCCTAGCAGCCATCTCAGCGGCGATTCTTATGTGGACGAGGCACACTCATTTATG CCTTCGTTTTTAACATCCCCATCGCATACATTCAAATCTGCCTCAATGTCGCGGATACCAACAGTGCCGGAACAGACACgctaccaacaacaacaacacgcacTCGCCTCCAAACAAAAGTCGAGTTCTAGTGAACCATTGAAAAAACCACGCACTGTGCACATCGACGTTTACTGCACTGGATCtgaagatgaggaagaggaaggtgaAGGAGAAGACGAGAACGAtcatgctgatgctgatgccGAGGCATCGGCAAGTTCGAATGCCTCGAACGATGATGATGAAGATGCAAGTAAACATCATGATTTGGAGTCAACTTCCACACCACAGACCGTATTTGATAACGAACAGCTTCTACTCAAACATAAACGCATCACCGGACAAACACTTCCACGCCGTCTGCAAAAACCGCCACCATCAGCGGAACCAGTCGCGCCGCCGCATACCCAGCAATCCCAGAATGTCGCCGATCTACATCTCGGACATGCCATCACCAAATCCAGCACTGCGGAGGAGGTATCCGAATCTAAGCAGTTACTCTTTCGCAAACACATTGGCGATCAACGTGCCGCAAAATTGGCAGCACTTCGTCAAAAGTACATGCGTCAACCCAGTGACGATGCCATCAGTTCAAACTATCCGAACTCGTCTCGTTCGACGGTGCGTGATGCCACTTGCAGCAGCATTGCCTCAAGTGTTGTCACCTCATCCCAAGCCGAATATGGAGCCGATTCCTCGTGGAAGGAGGCTGAGGATCAAGAAGAAATGTATTCTTTGGCAAAATCGGATAGTTTCGAATATGAAAACACAACCGATCGTTTGCGTATTAAGCAAATGGAGTGCTTTTGGTCACGCACATCTTCTACAGAAGAGCCGCCAAGTGGACAACGCCAAACTTTAGCAGGTTCACCAGTGCGCGGGCATATGCAGTCACCTTTCTTACAACCGATATCCGAAGTGAGCTCACAAGGTAACTCACCATTTGCCACGCCCGTTTCGCGCCACGATACATTACCAACCGAATCTGAGAACTTTTCCGAGACGTCTGACATCTATTACACATACCCCGGTGCATCGGGGGTACGTACTTCGCCTGCATACCTGCAACAAACATCACATTTCCCACGAAATCGTCCCGGGTTTTTGCAGTTTTTCGGTCCATCTACGTCGCCAAGTCTTCCGCAGCAAAGGCATGCTTCCTTACAATCGCCATCACATGAAATGCCAGCAACTACAACAGCTGCAGATGTGGTAGTTTCGCCACCGCATGCGCAATTGCTTTATGCAGACTACCAACCACGCTTGCAACGGTGGAAAAGCGAGACGCGCGATAATCTTTCAACACACGGCACTTCTTCGCCAGCAGATCGAAGTAGTTGTGCTTCACCACTAGCAGTGGCCGGCGAGATTTCACCATTATTTCAAAAAAGCGGCAGTGAAGCTCCTCCAACCACCACTTCAGCTGCGACGTTCCATCAGTCGCCAATGATTGCGCGACGTTTCGAAATGAAGCATGCGAGTCCCGCTGTAAGCGAAGCTTCCACCACCTACGCCGGTTATACTGTGGAGCATTTGCAAAAGGCAAAAAAGTTTGGTGCGGTAGTTAGTACGGCGCGAAAGCCAGGTCATCACGTGGGACCCACCAAGAACCCTAACTGTTCTTGTGAAAGCTGTCAACGTTGGCTTGCGGAACGTTTTCAGGTGCGGAGTCGTGCTTTTTCGCTGGGAGAGCGACCAATTCTGCGACGTGCTAGTAAAGGGAACATATGA